A region from the Triticum urartu cultivar G1812 chromosome 1, Tu2.1, whole genome shotgun sequence genome encodes:
- the LOC125519265 gene encoding DAR GTPase 3, chloroplastic produces the protein MLLPTRRLPAAPSGPAVHPYISPARPSLRFRRQHGRAATARATSATPPVFGDTLLGLYEKERLGLSRYADEESREDVFWETLDADLQYWTRSLRPVQWYPGHIAKTEKELKGQLKLMDVVIEVRDARIPLATTHPKMDSWLGNRRRIIVMNREDMVSADDRNAWATYFSSQGIKVIYSNGQLGMGTMKLGRMAKSAASTVNTRRREKGLLPRPVRAGIVGYPNVGKSSLINRLLKRRMCPAAPRPGVTRELKWVRFGKDLELLDSPGILPMRISDQAAALKLAICDDIGERSYDFADVAAILVQILLRHPAVGSEAFRKRYKIDVDSDCGKLFVTKLSVHLFNGDTTQAAFRILSDFRKGRFGWVALERPPT, from the exons ATGCTCCTCCCGACGCGCCGCCTCCCCGCTGCCCCTTCCGGCCCAGCCGTCCACCCGTACATCTCCCCTGCGCGGCCCTCCCTCCGGTTCCGGCGACAGCATGGTCgagcggcgacggcgagggcgacGTCAGCGACACCTCCCGTG TTTGGTGACACACTGCTGGGTCTGTACGAGAAAGAGAGGTTAGGCCTCTCGCGGTACGCCGACGAGGAGTCCAGAGAAGACGTGTTCTGGGAAACCTTGGACGCTGATTTGCAGTACTGGACCAGATCCCTGCGCCCGGTGCAG TGGTATCCTGGTCATATTGCAAAAACAGAGAAGGAACTGAAAGGACAGCTAAAGCTCATGGATGTTGTCATAGAGGTCCGGGATGCTAGAATTCCCTTGGCAACCACCCATCCTAAG ATGGATTCCTGGCTAGGCAACAGGAGAAGGATCATAGTGATGAACCGCGAGGACATGGTGTCGGCCGACGACAGAAATGCATGGGCAACTTACTTTTCTAGTCAGGGTATCAAAGTTATTTACTCAAATGGCCAGCTGGGCATG GGTACGATGAAATTAGGCAGAATGGCAAAATCAGCAGCATCTACTGTGAACACAAGGCGAAGAGAAAAGGGATTGCTTCCTCGTCCG GTTCGAGCTGGAATTGTTGGATATCCAAATGTCGGTAAATCTTCCTTGATTAATCGCTTGCTAAAACGAAGAATGTGTCCAGCAGCACCTAGACCAGGTGTCACAAGAGAACTGAA GTGGGTTCGTTTTGGGAAGGATCTAGAGCTATTAGACTCACCTGGAATTTTGCCAATGAGAATTAGTGATCAGGCAGCTGCACTTAAGCTTGCTATCTGTGATGATATTGGAGAAAGGTCATATGATTTTGCTGATGTGGCAGCAATTCTTGTGCAGATATTGTTAAGACATCCGGCTGTGG GTTCTGAGGCATTTCGAAAACGATACAAGATTGATGTAGACAGTGACTGCGGCAAATT GTTTGTCACAAAGCTCTCGGTCCACTTGTTCAATGGAGATACCACCCAAGCAGCTTTCCGCATCTTATCCGACTTCCGGAAAGGAAGATTTGGTTGGGTTGCCCTAGAGAGACCTCCAACATGA
- the LOC125519238 gene encoding protein PSK SIMULATOR 1 isoform X1, which produces MGGLCSKVSAVDKSPSDTALGRNQVFDHEPVVLLKEEEEKKSVSEEAATKRVEEQQSFSFLESVVPGLAAYNGTDAEHTGSRTPQLARTLSQRAGLGKAKVSEMSTILGRASTVGLGKAVEVLDTLGSSMASLNASSGFVSSSGAKGNKISILAFEVANTIVKGSNLMRSLSNSNIKHIKEVVLHSEGVQHLISKDMDELLEIAAADKREELDVFSKEIIRFGNRCKDPQWHNLDRYFEKLVSERTSQHSLKRDAETVMQQLIICVQYTAELYHELHALDRFEQDYRRKHQEHDDLNLTGDNLHILKQEVKSQSKHVKSLKRKSLWSKNLEEVIEKLVDIVHFLDLEIYDAFGHAESEEPQEPVKRHNRLGPAGLALHYANIISQIDTLVSRSSSISSNTRDNLYQGLPPTVKSALRPKLQSFEIKEELTVSQIKAEMEKTLRWLVPIAHNTTKAHHGFGWVGEWANTGSELSCKLSGQMDLTRIETLYHAEKDKTEAHILELVVWLHHLISKSRTANGDIRSPIKSPVRSPTQKGHTIRLQLDPANNSSPILTPEDQDMLRCVKYRKFVPGISKSQEFDTKSRHDKHSRLCKSNSHSPTSGNRKDLLSFRRFSMLPVIDFEIDRTKALDLIDRLDGLEIQSGIN; this is translated from the exons ATGGGAGGCCTCTGCTCAAAGGTCTCGGCAGTAGACAAGTCGCCGAGCGACACCGCGCTCGGCAGGAACCAGGTGTTCGATCATGAGCCGGTGGTGTTGttgaaggaggaggaggagaagaagtcGGTGTCCGAAGAGGCCGCGACGAAGAGGGTGGAAGAGCAGCAGTCTTTCTCGTTCTTGGAGAGCGTCGTGCCCGGCCTTGCTGCGTACAATGGTACAGATGCTGAGCACACAGGGTCCAGGACACCACAACTGGCTCGGACACTGTCGCAAAGGGCTGGTCTGGGCAAGGCCAAG GTTTCGGAAATGAGCACAATTTTAGGTAGAGCTAGCACTGTTGGACTTGGGAAAGCTGTGGAGGTTCTAGACACACTTGGTAGTAGCATGGCGAGTTTAAATGCTAGCAGTGGCTTTGTTTCAAGTTCTGGAGCAAAGGGAAATAAAATATCTATTTTGGCTTTTGAGGTGGCAAATACAATAGTTAAGGGTTCCAATCTAATGCGTTCTCTGTCAAATTCTAACATAAAGCATATAAAAGAAGTGGTGCTTCATTCAGAAGGTGTCCAACACCTGATATCCAAAGATATGGATGAACTACTTGAGATTGCAGCTGCTGACAAAAG GGAAGAGTTAGATGTATTTTCAAAAGAGATTATTCGTTTTGGCAATCGTTGCAAGGATCCTCAGTGGCACAACTTGGACCGCTACTTCGAAAA GTTGGTGTCAGAAAGAACTTCCCAGCATTCCCTGAAACGAGATGCCGAGACCGTGATGCAGCAGTTGATAATTTGTGTTCAGTATACAGCT GAATTATATCATGAGTTGCATGCATTGGATAGGTTTGAGCAAGACTATCGTCGTAAACATCAAGAACATGATGACTTGAATTTAACAG GTGACAATCTGCATATACTAAAGCAGGAAGTGAAGAGCCAAAGTAAGCATGTTAAAAGTTTGAAAAGAAAGTCACTTTGGTCCAAGAATTTGGAAGAG GTGATTGAAAAGCTTGTAGACATCGTCCACTTCTTAGATCTGGAAATTTATGATGCCTTTGGTCATGCTG AGAGTGAAGAACCACAAGAACCCGTGAAACGCCATAATAGATTGGGACCAGCAGGCCTTGCGCTCCATTATGCAAATATCATCAGTCAGATTGATACACTT GTTTCCCGGTCAAGTTCTATCTCTTCAAACACGAGGGATAATCTATACCAAGGTTTGCCGCCTACTGTCAAATCTGCTCTCCGGCCTAAGCTACAATCTTTTGAGATAAAAGAAGAG CTTACGGTTTCTCAAATCAAAGCTGAAATGGAGAAAACTTTGCGATGGCTTGTCCCTATTGCCCATAATACGACTAA GGCACACCACGGCTTTGGTTGGGTTGGAGAGTGGGCAAATACAGG ATCTGAGCTGAGCTGCAAGCTATCAGGACAGATGGACTTGACCCGGATCGAGACACTGTATCATGCTGAGAAGGACAAGACTGAAGCACATATCCTTGAGCTTGTTGTGTGGCTTCATCATCTCATCAGTAAATCCAGAACAGCCAATGGAGATATAAGGTCTCCTATCAAATCTCCTGTCCGTTCACCGACACAAAAGGGTCATACAATTAGGTTGCAGCTGGACCCAGCGAACAATTCATCGCCGATTCTCACACCAGAGGATCAGGATATGCTAAGGTGTGTCAAGTACAGGAAATTCGTCCCTGGGATAAGCAAAAGTCAAGAATTCGACACAAAGTCGAGGCACGACAAACATAGCAGATTGTGCAAGAGCAATAGCCATTCTCCAACCAGTGGCAACAGGAAAGATCTGCTATCATTTAGGAGGTTCTCCATGCTCCCTGTCATAGACTTCGAGATTGATAGGACAAAGGCTTTGGATTTGATTGACAGGCTTGATGGTCTGGAAATTCAGTCAGGAATCAACTGA
- the LOC125519238 gene encoding protein PSK SIMULATOR 1 isoform X2, whose protein sequence is MSTILGRASTVGLGKAVEVLDTLGSSMASLNASSGFVSSSGAKGNKISILAFEVANTIVKGSNLMRSLSNSNIKHIKEVVLHSEGVQHLISKDMDELLEIAAADKREELDVFSKEIIRFGNRCKDPQWHNLDRYFEKLVSERTSQHSLKRDAETVMQQLIICVQYTAELYHELHALDRFEQDYRRKHQEHDDLNLTGDNLHILKQEVKSQSKHVKSLKRKSLWSKNLEEVIEKLVDIVHFLDLEIYDAFGHAESEEPQEPVKRHNRLGPAGLALHYANIISQIDTLVSRSSSISSNTRDNLYQGLPPTVKSALRPKLQSFEIKEELTVSQIKAEMEKTLRWLVPIAHNTTKAHHGFGWVGEWANTGSELSCKLSGQMDLTRIETLYHAEKDKTEAHILELVVWLHHLISKSRTANGDIRSPIKSPVRSPTQKGHTIRLQLDPANNSSPILTPEDQDMLRCVKYRKFVPGISKSQEFDTKSRHDKHSRLCKSNSHSPTSGNRKDLLSFRRFSMLPVIDFEIDRTKALDLIDRLDGLEIQSGIN, encoded by the exons ATGAGCACAATTTTAGGTAGAGCTAGCACTGTTGGACTTGGGAAAGCTGTGGAGGTTCTAGACACACTTGGTAGTAGCATGGCGAGTTTAAATGCTAGCAGTGGCTTTGTTTCAAGTTCTGGAGCAAAGGGAAATAAAATATCTATTTTGGCTTTTGAGGTGGCAAATACAATAGTTAAGGGTTCCAATCTAATGCGTTCTCTGTCAAATTCTAACATAAAGCATATAAAAGAAGTGGTGCTTCATTCAGAAGGTGTCCAACACCTGATATCCAAAGATATGGATGAACTACTTGAGATTGCAGCTGCTGACAAAAG GGAAGAGTTAGATGTATTTTCAAAAGAGATTATTCGTTTTGGCAATCGTTGCAAGGATCCTCAGTGGCACAACTTGGACCGCTACTTCGAAAA GTTGGTGTCAGAAAGAACTTCCCAGCATTCCCTGAAACGAGATGCCGAGACCGTGATGCAGCAGTTGATAATTTGTGTTCAGTATACAGCT GAATTATATCATGAGTTGCATGCATTGGATAGGTTTGAGCAAGACTATCGTCGTAAACATCAAGAACATGATGACTTGAATTTAACAG GTGACAATCTGCATATACTAAAGCAGGAAGTGAAGAGCCAAAGTAAGCATGTTAAAAGTTTGAAAAGAAAGTCACTTTGGTCCAAGAATTTGGAAGAG GTGATTGAAAAGCTTGTAGACATCGTCCACTTCTTAGATCTGGAAATTTATGATGCCTTTGGTCATGCTG AGAGTGAAGAACCACAAGAACCCGTGAAACGCCATAATAGATTGGGACCAGCAGGCCTTGCGCTCCATTATGCAAATATCATCAGTCAGATTGATACACTT GTTTCCCGGTCAAGTTCTATCTCTTCAAACACGAGGGATAATCTATACCAAGGTTTGCCGCCTACTGTCAAATCTGCTCTCCGGCCTAAGCTACAATCTTTTGAGATAAAAGAAGAG CTTACGGTTTCTCAAATCAAAGCTGAAATGGAGAAAACTTTGCGATGGCTTGTCCCTATTGCCCATAATACGACTAA GGCACACCACGGCTTTGGTTGGGTTGGAGAGTGGGCAAATACAGG ATCTGAGCTGAGCTGCAAGCTATCAGGACAGATGGACTTGACCCGGATCGAGACACTGTATCATGCTGAGAAGGACAAGACTGAAGCACATATCCTTGAGCTTGTTGTGTGGCTTCATCATCTCATCAGTAAATCCAGAACAGCCAATGGAGATATAAGGTCTCCTATCAAATCTCCTGTCCGTTCACCGACACAAAAGGGTCATACAATTAGGTTGCAGCTGGACCCAGCGAACAATTCATCGCCGATTCTCACACCAGAGGATCAGGATATGCTAAGGTGTGTCAAGTACAGGAAATTCGTCCCTGGGATAAGCAAAAGTCAAGAATTCGACACAAAGTCGAGGCACGACAAACATAGCAGATTGTGCAAGAGCAATAGCCATTCTCCAACCAGTGGCAACAGGAAAGATCTGCTATCATTTAGGAGGTTCTCCATGCTCCCTGTCATAGACTTCGAGATTGATAGGACAAAGGCTTTGGATTTGATTGACAGGCTTGATGGTCTGGAAATTCAGTCAGGAATCAACTGA
- the LOC125519238 gene encoding protein PSK SIMULATOR 1 isoform X3, with translation MGGLCSKVSAVDKSPSDTALGRNQVFDHEPVVLLKEEEEKKSVSEEAATKRVEEQQSFSFLESVVPGLAAYNGTDAEHTGSRTPQLARTLSQRAGLGKAKVSEMSTILGRASTVGLGKAVEVLDTLGSSMASLNASSGFVSSSGAKGNKISILAFEVANTIVKGSNLMRSLSNSNIKHIKEVVLHSEGVQHLISKDMDELLEIAAADKREELDVFSKEIIRFGNRCKDPQWHNLDRYFEKLVSERTSQHSLKRDAETVMQQLIICVQYTAELYHELHALDRFEQDYRRKHQEHDDLNLTGDNLHILKQEVKSQSKHVKSLKRKSLWSKNLEEVIEKLVDIVHFLDLEIYDAFGHAESEEPQEPVKRHNRLGPAGLALHYANIISQIDTLVSRSSSISSNTRDNLYQGLPPTVKSALRPKLQSFEIKEEGTPRLWLGWRVGKYRI, from the exons ATGGGAGGCCTCTGCTCAAAGGTCTCGGCAGTAGACAAGTCGCCGAGCGACACCGCGCTCGGCAGGAACCAGGTGTTCGATCATGAGCCGGTGGTGTTGttgaaggaggaggaggagaagaagtcGGTGTCCGAAGAGGCCGCGACGAAGAGGGTGGAAGAGCAGCAGTCTTTCTCGTTCTTGGAGAGCGTCGTGCCCGGCCTTGCTGCGTACAATGGTACAGATGCTGAGCACACAGGGTCCAGGACACCACAACTGGCTCGGACACTGTCGCAAAGGGCTGGTCTGGGCAAGGCCAAG GTTTCGGAAATGAGCACAATTTTAGGTAGAGCTAGCACTGTTGGACTTGGGAAAGCTGTGGAGGTTCTAGACACACTTGGTAGTAGCATGGCGAGTTTAAATGCTAGCAGTGGCTTTGTTTCAAGTTCTGGAGCAAAGGGAAATAAAATATCTATTTTGGCTTTTGAGGTGGCAAATACAATAGTTAAGGGTTCCAATCTAATGCGTTCTCTGTCAAATTCTAACATAAAGCATATAAAAGAAGTGGTGCTTCATTCAGAAGGTGTCCAACACCTGATATCCAAAGATATGGATGAACTACTTGAGATTGCAGCTGCTGACAAAAG GGAAGAGTTAGATGTATTTTCAAAAGAGATTATTCGTTTTGGCAATCGTTGCAAGGATCCTCAGTGGCACAACTTGGACCGCTACTTCGAAAA GTTGGTGTCAGAAAGAACTTCCCAGCATTCCCTGAAACGAGATGCCGAGACCGTGATGCAGCAGTTGATAATTTGTGTTCAGTATACAGCT GAATTATATCATGAGTTGCATGCATTGGATAGGTTTGAGCAAGACTATCGTCGTAAACATCAAGAACATGATGACTTGAATTTAACAG GTGACAATCTGCATATACTAAAGCAGGAAGTGAAGAGCCAAAGTAAGCATGTTAAAAGTTTGAAAAGAAAGTCACTTTGGTCCAAGAATTTGGAAGAG GTGATTGAAAAGCTTGTAGACATCGTCCACTTCTTAGATCTGGAAATTTATGATGCCTTTGGTCATGCTG AGAGTGAAGAACCACAAGAACCCGTGAAACGCCATAATAGATTGGGACCAGCAGGCCTTGCGCTCCATTATGCAAATATCATCAGTCAGATTGATACACTT GTTTCCCGGTCAAGTTCTATCTCTTCAAACACGAGGGATAATCTATACCAAGGTTTGCCGCCTACTGTCAAATCTGCTCTCCGGCCTAAGCTACAATCTTTTGAGATAAAAGAAGAG GGCACACCACGGCTTTGGTTGGGTTGGAGAGTGGGCAAATACAGG ATCTGA